In Myotis daubentonii chromosome 6, mMyoDau2.1, whole genome shotgun sequence, a genomic segment contains:
- the LOC132236495 gene encoding PC-esterase domain-containing protein 1B-like, which yields MAQLQSSEVQQLLHNKFVVILGDSIQRSVYKDLVLLLQKDCLLTFDQLKVKGELSFEQDKLVEGGKKDIMTNSTDYREVREFCTGHHLVRFYFLTRVYNEYVRAVLEELRSHEHTPDLVIMNSCLWDISRYGQDCFSSYRANLENLFRHLGQVLPKSCLLVWNTAMPLGRKVTGGFLPKEHPAISSARIKKVIEANFYSYVEAKNHNLDVLDLHFHFRHAEMHRHGDGVHWNHHAHRRLSQLLLAHVADAWGVELPHRPPVGQWFKCDPARGRSKQRLERQSQSSRNPRALPPPASLPPPRHSPLLPLPAPRPPLSPLLPSPPLPIPCHPAMHPQVLLCPQDTYFSSDQPFQSGQFFSNFRSPQTGFDLGNDFVFDSQPPRASFPPPYYQQPAPVVHRGFPRSLPPGPYMSWRQVPKLYRRQAQGYPEPRPH from the coding sequence ATGGCCCAGCTGCAGTCCTCTGAAGTGCAGCAGCTGCTCCACAACAAGTTCGTCGTCATCCTGGGAGACTCCATCCAGAGGTCCGTGTACAAGGACCTGGTGCTCCTGCTGCAGAAGGATTGCCTGCTCACTTTCGACCAGCTCAAGGTCAAGGGGGAGCTGAGCTTCGAGCAGGACAAGCTGGTGGAAGGAGGCAAGAAGGACATCATGACCAACAGCACCGACTACCGCGAGGTCCGCGAGTTCTGCACCGGCCACCACCTGGTGCGCTTCTACTTCCTCACGCGCGTGTACAATGAGTACGTCCGGGCCGTGCTGGAAGAGCTGCGGTCCCACGAGCACACCCCGGACCTGGTCATCATGAACTCCTGTCTCTGGGACATCTCCAGGTACGGGCAGGACTGCTTTAGCAGCTACCGGGCGAACCTGGAGAACCTGTTCCGGCACCTGGGCCAGGTGCTGCCAAAGTCATGCCTCCTGGTGTGGAACACGGCCATGCCCCTGGGCAGGAAGGTCACTGGGGGCTTCCTCCCGAAAGAGCACCCGGCCATTTCCTCTGCCCGGATTAAAAAGGTGATTGAAGCCAACTTCTACAGCTATGTGGAGGCGAAGAACCACAATTTAGATGTGTTGGACTTGCATTTCCACTTCCGCCACGCGGAGATGCACCGGCACGGAGACGGGGTACATTGGAACCATCACGCGCACCGCCgcctctcccagctgctgctggCCCACGTGGCCGACGCTTGGGGTGTGGAGCTGCCTCACCGCCCACCAGTGGGCCAGTGGTTCAAGTGTGACCCTGCAAGGGGCAGATCTAAACAGAGACTTGAAAGGCAGTCCCAGAGCAGCAGAAACCCAAGGGCCTTACCCCCACCTGCATCGTTGCCTCCTCCCAGGCacagccccctgctgccactcccagctccccgcccacccctgtccccactcctgccctcgcCGCCTCTTCCCATTCCCTGTCACCCGGCCATGCACCCCCAGGTCTTGCTCTGTCCCCAAGATACCTATTTTTCCTCAGACCAACCTTTCCAGTCTGGTCAATTCTTCAGCAATTTCCGTTCTCCCCAGACAGGATTTGACTTAGGAAATGACTTTGTGTTTGATTCCCAGCCGCCAAgggcctccttccccccaccctatTATCAGCAGCCGGCCCCTGTGGTTCATAGGGGTTTTCCCCGGAGTCTACCTCCTGGCCCTTATATGTCCTGGAGACAGGTGCCCAAACTTTACAGGAGGCAAGCCCAAGGCTACCCAGAGCCAAGGCCTCATTAG